The Primulina tabacum isolate GXHZ01 chromosome 7, ASM2559414v2, whole genome shotgun sequence genome includes a window with the following:
- the LOC142552192 gene encoding ATP-dependent Clp protease proteolytic subunit-related protein 2, chloroplastic-like isoform X2, with protein MSLLHSSCLQSTTDISQTSLSCGSKVYVGLRAQSPNSYRIEKPDLNVEFHNQVYKSIALSGSKPTRGRVSMMPIGTPRVPYRNVAEGTWQWVDLWNALYRERVIFIGQHIDEEFSNQILATMLYLDSVDDSKKLFFYINGPGGDLTPSMAIYDTMQSLKSPIGTHCVGFAYNLATFLLAAGEKGYRYAMPLSRIALQSPAGSARGQADDIRNEADELLRIRDYLFKELAKKTGQPIDKVYNDLNRMKRFNAQEALEYGLIDRIVRPSRIKADAPPKDSTAGLG; from the exons ATGTCTCTCCTCCATTCTTCATGTCTCCAATCTACAACTGATATATCTCAGACTTCTCTCAG CTGCGGGAGCAAAGTCTATGTGGGATTACGAGCTCAATCCCCAA ATTCTTACAGGATTGAAAAGCCCGATTTAAATGTGGAATTTCACAATCAAGTTTACAAAAGCATTGCGTTGAG TGGCAGCAAACCGACTCGAGGTCGAGTCTCAATGATGCCCATTGGAACACCTAGAGTGCCATATAGGAATGTTGCCGAGGGAACATGGCAGTGGGTCGATCTATGGAATGCTCTT TACCGTGAACGTGTTATTTTTATCGGTCAACACATTGATGAAGAGTTCAGTAACCAGATACTTGCCACGATGTTATACCTTGATAGTGTTGACGATTCGAAGAAGCTTTTCTTTTACATCAATGGGCCTGGAGGAGAT CTTACTCCTAGCATGGCTATATATGATACTATGCAAAGCTTGAAAAGTCCCATTGGCACTCACTGTGTGGGCTTTGCATATAATCTCGCAACCTTTCTTCTTGCTGCTGGAGAAAAG GGCTATCGTTATGCCATGCCTCTTTCAAGAATTGCGTTACAGTCTCCGGCTGGTTCTGCTCGTGGACAG GCTGATGACATTCGTAATGAAGCAGATGAGCTTCTACGCATAAGAGATTATCTTTTCAAGGAGTTGGCTAAGAAAACAGGCCAGCCCATCGATAAG GTTTACAATGACTTGAACCGAATGAAGCGCTTCAATGCTCAGGAAGCTCTTGAATATGGTCTCATCGACCGGATAGTTAGGCCTTCACGTATAAAAGCAGATGCCCCGCCAAAGGATTCTACCGCAGGTCTTGGTTAA
- the LOC142552192 gene encoding ATP-dependent Clp protease proteolytic subunit-related protein 2, chloroplastic-like isoform X1: protein MSLLHSSCLQSTTDISQTSLSCGSKVYVGLRAQSPNSYRIEKPDLNVEFHNQVYKSIALRSSGSKPTRGRVSMMPIGTPRVPYRNVAEGTWQWVDLWNALYRERVIFIGQHIDEEFSNQILATMLYLDSVDDSKKLFFYINGPGGDLTPSMAIYDTMQSLKSPIGTHCVGFAYNLATFLLAAGEKGYRYAMPLSRIALQSPAGSARGQADDIRNEADELLRIRDYLFKELAKKTGQPIDKVYNDLNRMKRFNAQEALEYGLIDRIVRPSRIKADAPPKDSTAGLG, encoded by the exons ATGTCTCTCCTCCATTCTTCATGTCTCCAATCTACAACTGATATATCTCAGACTTCTCTCAG CTGCGGGAGCAAAGTCTATGTGGGATTACGAGCTCAATCCCCAA ATTCTTACAGGATTGAAAAGCCCGATTTAAATGTGGAATTTCACAATCAAGTTTACAAAAGCATTGCGTTGAG ATCTAGTGGCAGCAAACCGACTCGAGGTCGAGTCTCAATGATGCCCATTGGAACACCTAGAGTGCCATATAGGAATGTTGCCGAGGGAACATGGCAGTGGGTCGATCTATGGAATGCTCTT TACCGTGAACGTGTTATTTTTATCGGTCAACACATTGATGAAGAGTTCAGTAACCAGATACTTGCCACGATGTTATACCTTGATAGTGTTGACGATTCGAAGAAGCTTTTCTTTTACATCAATGGGCCTGGAGGAGAT CTTACTCCTAGCATGGCTATATATGATACTATGCAAAGCTTGAAAAGTCCCATTGGCACTCACTGTGTGGGCTTTGCATATAATCTCGCAACCTTTCTTCTTGCTGCTGGAGAAAAG GGCTATCGTTATGCCATGCCTCTTTCAAGAATTGCGTTACAGTCTCCGGCTGGTTCTGCTCGTGGACAG GCTGATGACATTCGTAATGAAGCAGATGAGCTTCTACGCATAAGAGATTATCTTTTCAAGGAGTTGGCTAAGAAAACAGGCCAGCCCATCGATAAG GTTTACAATGACTTGAACCGAATGAAGCGCTTCAATGCTCAGGAAGCTCTTGAATATGGTCTCATCGACCGGATAGTTAGGCCTTCACGTATAAAAGCAGATGCCCCGCCAAAGGATTCTACCGCAGGTCTTGGTTAA
- the LOC142552193 gene encoding SNARE-interacting protein KEULE-like isoform X1, with protein MSMSDSDSSSQGGEYKNFRQISRDRLLYEMLRSAKTGDSKSSWKVLIMDKITVKIMSYACKMADITEEGVSLVEDIHKRRQPLPTMDAIYFIQPTKENIVIFLSDMSGRSPLYRKAFIFFSSPVSRELVSHIKKDGTVLSRIGALREMNLEYFSIDSQGFVTDNERALEDLFGDDESSRKGDACLNLMATRIATVFASLKEFPSVRYRAAKSLDPNTMTTFRDLIPTKLAAAIWNCLMKYKSSLPNFPQSETCELIILDRSIDQIAPIIHEWTYDAMCHDLLNMEGNKYVHQVPSKTGGLPEKKEVLLEDHDPIWLELRHSHIADASERLHEKMTKFVSKNKAAQIHGSRDGELSTRDLQKMVQALPQYSEQIEKLSLHVDIAGKLNKLIRELGLKEVGQLEQDLVFGDAATKDLINFLRVKEDVSRENKLRLLMIYAAVYPEKFEDGKIGKLMELARLPMDDMNAVYNMKFLESSSDTKKSSIVPFSLKFDVNKKKHAARKDRPGEESRWQLSRFYPVIEELIEKLSKGELPKNDYPCMNDPSPTFHGTAQGASVRTGQLPPPHSMRSRRTATWARPRNSDDGYSSDSILRHASSDFTKMGQRIFVFIVGGATRSELRVCHKLSTKLKREIVLGSSSLDDPPQFITKLKLLTANELSLDDLQI; from the exons ATGTCGATGTCTGATTCGGATTCGTCGTCGCAAGGCGGCGAGTACAAGAATTTCCGCCAAATTAGCCGCGACA GATTATTATATGAAATGCTTCGATCAGCCAAAACAGGGGACTCAAAGTCAAGTTGGAAG GTACTTATCATGGACAAGATAACTGTTAAAATAATGTCATATGCATGCAAGATGGCGGATATCACGGAGGAAGGAGTTTCAT TGGTGGAGGACATACACAAGCGAAGACAGCCACTGCCAACCATGGATGCCATATATTTCATCCAGCCAACCAAAGAAAA CATCGTtatctttctttctgatatgtcTGGAAGATCACCCTTGTATAGAAA AGCATTCATCTTCTTTAGCTCACCTGTATCTCGAGAGTTGGTTAGTCACATAAAGAAAGATGGAACTGTTTTATCTCGCATTGGCGCCTTGAGAGAG ATGAATCTGGAATATTTTTCCATAGATAGTCAG GGTTTTGTCACTGACAATGAGAGAGCTCTTGAGGATCTATTTGGGGATGATGAAAGTTCTCGTAAAGGTGATGCGTGTTTGAATTTGATGGCTACTCGTATAGCTACAGTATTTGCATCATTGAAG GAGTTTCCATCCGTGCGTTACCGTGCTGCCAAATCACTTGATCCTAATACGATGACCACTTTTCGAGATCTAATTCCTACAAAGCTGGCTGCTGCTATTTGGAACTGTCTCATGAAATATAAATCCAGCCTCCCTAACTTTCCCCAGTCAGAGACATGCGAGCTAATAATTTTAGATAGATCTATTGACCAG ATTGCTCCGATTATACATGAATGGACGTATGATGCGATGTGccatgatttattaaatatgGAAGGGAATAAATATGTTCATCAG GTCCCGAGCAAAACAGGTGGTCTTCCGGAGAAGAAAGAGGTCCTTTTGGAGGATCATGACCCCATTTGGCTTGAGCTCCGTCACTCTCATATAGCTGAT GCAAGTGAACGGTTGCATGAGAAGATGACAAAATTTGTATCAAAAAATAAAGCTGCACAAATCCATGGTTCGAG GGATGGTGAACTGTCTACTCGGGATTTGCAAAAGATGGTTCAAGCTCTGCCTCAATATAGTGAACAAATTGAAAAGCTCTCCCTCCATGTTGAT ATTGCAGGAAAACTAAACAAACTTATCAGGGAATTGGGGCTTAAAGAAGTTGGGCAACTAGAGCAGGACCTGGTTTTTGGAGATGCTGCTACCAAAGACCTTATTAATTTTCTTAGAGTAAAAGAG GATGTATCACGTGAAAATAAGTTGCGATTATTGATGATTTATGCTGCTGTTTATCCTGAGAAATTTGAGGATGGCAAAATTGGAAAACTAATGGAG TTGGCAAGGCTACCGATGGATGATATGAATGCAGTTTATAATATGAAATTTTTGGAGTCATCATCAGACACCAAAAAAAGCTCGATTGTACCATTTTCCCTTAAATTTGACGTTAACAAG AAGAAGCATGCTGCTCGAAAAGACCGTCCCGGTGAAGAATCGAGATGGCAATTGTCACGTTTTTACCCTGTAATAGAG GAACTCATTGAAAAACTTAGTAAAGGTGAACTACCAAAGAATGATTATCCATGTATGAATGATCCTAGTCCAACTTTTCATGGAACTGCTCAGGGAGCATCTGTAAGGACAGGTCAACTTCCACCTCCTCATTCAATGAGATCAAGACGGACAGCAACATGGGCTCGTCCCCGAAACTCTGATGATGGGTATTCAAG CGATTCGATTTTAAGGCATGCATCTAGTGATTTCACGAAGATGGGTCAACGAATTTTTGTGTTTATTGTTGGTGGAGCAACACGATCTGAG CTACGGGTTTGCCACAAGTTGTCGACAAAGCTGAAACGAGAAATTGTTCTGGGATCATCCAGTCTTGATGATCCTCCACAATTTATCACG AAATTGAAGCTGTTAACTGCAAATGAATTGTCTCTTGATGATCTTCAGATCTAG
- the LOC142552193 gene encoding SNARE-interacting protein KEULE-like isoform X2: protein MDAIYFIQPTKENIVIFLSDMSGRSPLYRKAFIFFSSPVSRELVSHIKKDGTVLSRIGALREMNLEYFSIDSQGFVTDNERALEDLFGDDESSRKGDACLNLMATRIATVFASLKEFPSVRYRAAKSLDPNTMTTFRDLIPTKLAAAIWNCLMKYKSSLPNFPQSETCELIILDRSIDQIAPIIHEWTYDAMCHDLLNMEGNKYVHQVPSKTGGLPEKKEVLLEDHDPIWLELRHSHIADASERLHEKMTKFVSKNKAAQIHGSRDGELSTRDLQKMVQALPQYSEQIEKLSLHVDIAGKLNKLIRELGLKEVGQLEQDLVFGDAATKDLINFLRVKEDVSRENKLRLLMIYAAVYPEKFEDGKIGKLMELARLPMDDMNAVYNMKFLESSSDTKKSSIVPFSLKFDVNKKKHAARKDRPGEESRWQLSRFYPVIEELIEKLSKGELPKNDYPCMNDPSPTFHGTAQGASVRTGQLPPPHSMRSRRTATWARPRNSDDGYSSDSILRHASSDFTKMGQRIFVFIVGGATRSELRVCHKLSTKLKREIVLGSSSLDDPPQFITKLKLLTANELSLDDLQI from the exons ATGGATGCCATATATTTCATCCAGCCAACCAAAGAAAA CATCGTtatctttctttctgatatgtcTGGAAGATCACCCTTGTATAGAAA AGCATTCATCTTCTTTAGCTCACCTGTATCTCGAGAGTTGGTTAGTCACATAAAGAAAGATGGAACTGTTTTATCTCGCATTGGCGCCTTGAGAGAG ATGAATCTGGAATATTTTTCCATAGATAGTCAG GGTTTTGTCACTGACAATGAGAGAGCTCTTGAGGATCTATTTGGGGATGATGAAAGTTCTCGTAAAGGTGATGCGTGTTTGAATTTGATGGCTACTCGTATAGCTACAGTATTTGCATCATTGAAG GAGTTTCCATCCGTGCGTTACCGTGCTGCCAAATCACTTGATCCTAATACGATGACCACTTTTCGAGATCTAATTCCTACAAAGCTGGCTGCTGCTATTTGGAACTGTCTCATGAAATATAAATCCAGCCTCCCTAACTTTCCCCAGTCAGAGACATGCGAGCTAATAATTTTAGATAGATCTATTGACCAG ATTGCTCCGATTATACATGAATGGACGTATGATGCGATGTGccatgatttattaaatatgGAAGGGAATAAATATGTTCATCAG GTCCCGAGCAAAACAGGTGGTCTTCCGGAGAAGAAAGAGGTCCTTTTGGAGGATCATGACCCCATTTGGCTTGAGCTCCGTCACTCTCATATAGCTGAT GCAAGTGAACGGTTGCATGAGAAGATGACAAAATTTGTATCAAAAAATAAAGCTGCACAAATCCATGGTTCGAG GGATGGTGAACTGTCTACTCGGGATTTGCAAAAGATGGTTCAAGCTCTGCCTCAATATAGTGAACAAATTGAAAAGCTCTCCCTCCATGTTGAT ATTGCAGGAAAACTAAACAAACTTATCAGGGAATTGGGGCTTAAAGAAGTTGGGCAACTAGAGCAGGACCTGGTTTTTGGAGATGCTGCTACCAAAGACCTTATTAATTTTCTTAGAGTAAAAGAG GATGTATCACGTGAAAATAAGTTGCGATTATTGATGATTTATGCTGCTGTTTATCCTGAGAAATTTGAGGATGGCAAAATTGGAAAACTAATGGAG TTGGCAAGGCTACCGATGGATGATATGAATGCAGTTTATAATATGAAATTTTTGGAGTCATCATCAGACACCAAAAAAAGCTCGATTGTACCATTTTCCCTTAAATTTGACGTTAACAAG AAGAAGCATGCTGCTCGAAAAGACCGTCCCGGTGAAGAATCGAGATGGCAATTGTCACGTTTTTACCCTGTAATAGAG GAACTCATTGAAAAACTTAGTAAAGGTGAACTACCAAAGAATGATTATCCATGTATGAATGATCCTAGTCCAACTTTTCATGGAACTGCTCAGGGAGCATCTGTAAGGACAGGTCAACTTCCACCTCCTCATTCAATGAGATCAAGACGGACAGCAACATGGGCTCGTCCCCGAAACTCTGATGATGGGTATTCAAG CGATTCGATTTTAAGGCATGCATCTAGTGATTTCACGAAGATGGGTCAACGAATTTTTGTGTTTATTGTTGGTGGAGCAACACGATCTGAG CTACGGGTTTGCCACAAGTTGTCGACAAAGCTGAAACGAGAAATTGTTCTGGGATCATCCAGTCTTGATGATCCTCCACAATTTATCACG AAATTGAAGCTGTTAACTGCAAATGAATTGTCTCTTGATGATCTTCAGATCTAG